Proteins co-encoded in one Pogoniulus pusillus isolate bPogPus1 chromosome 15, bPogPus1.pri, whole genome shotgun sequence genomic window:
- the MRPS33 gene encoding small ribosomal subunit protein mS33, with protein MSSVSSYALRMARLSAQIFGEVVRPTDSKSMKVVKLFSEQPLAKRKEVYNWYPPHNTYYGLMKKLRYFGLYRDEHQDFKDEMRRLKKLRGKEKPKKGEGKRALKKK; from the exons ATGTCCAGTGTTTCCAGTTACGCCCTTCGGATGGCCCGGCTGAGCGCTCAGATATTTGGAGAAGTTGTCAGGCCAACTGACTCAAAATCAATGAAAGTAGTGAAGTTGTTCAGCGAGCAGCCTTTGGCCAAGCGGAAGGAGGTCTACAACTGGTATCCTCCTCACAACACCTACTATGGCCTCATGAAGAAGCTCCGTTACTTTGGTCTCTACAG GGATGAGCACCAGGACTTTAAGGATGAGATGAGGCGACTGAAAAAACTCCGTGGGAAAGAAAAGCcaaagaagggggaaggaaagagagcTCTCAAGAAGAAATAG